One region of Parerythrobacter jejuensis genomic DNA includes:
- the scpB gene encoding SMC-Scp complex subunit ScpB, with translation MSERPDELQRAVEATLFAAEEGMSVEALAGHLGDVAPGDIREALRGLSGQYAERGIHLVERSKRWHFQTAPDLAHLLRREKEQVRRLSRAATEVLAIIAYHEPVSRAEIESIRGVQTAKGTLDVLMEAGWIRAAGRREVPGRPVIYATTPEFLQHFGLASRKDLPGLDELKAAGLLDPVDDAYESLMGADDDEAESQRLTESGADEGSDTPEEETAESPETPR, from the coding sequence ATGAGCGAGCGCCCCGACGAGTTGCAGCGCGCGGTAGAAGCGACGCTGTTCGCAGCGGAAGAGGGCATGAGTGTCGAGGCGCTGGCGGGGCATCTAGGCGATGTCGCCCCCGGCGACATTCGCGAGGCTTTGCGCGGTTTGTCAGGCCAATATGCGGAACGCGGTATCCATCTGGTCGAGCGTTCGAAGCGCTGGCATTTCCAGACGGCCCCGGATCTTGCGCATTTGTTGCGGCGCGAGAAAGAACAGGTCCGGCGCTTGTCACGGGCCGCGACCGAAGTGCTCGCGATCATTGCTTATCACGAGCCTGTCAGTCGTGCCGAAATCGAATCGATCCGCGGGGTGCAGACGGCCAAGGGCACGCTCGACGTGCTTATGGAAGCGGGTTGGATCCGCGCCGCGGGTCGGCGCGAGGTTCCCGGACGCCCTGTTATCTACGCAACAACGCCCGAGTTCTTGCAGCATTTCGGGCTCGCCAGCCGCAAAGATCTGCCGGGCCTGGACGAGCTTAAGGCGGCAGGCCTGCTCGATCCGGTCGATGATGCGTATGAATCGCTCATGGGCGCAGACGATGATGAGGCAGAGTCTCAGCGCCTTACCGAGAGCGGGGCGGACGAAGGTTCCGACACACCCGAGGAAGAGACTGCAGAATCACCCGAGACTCCGCGATGA
- the ispH gene encoding 4-hydroxy-3-methylbut-2-enyl diphosphate reductase — MNAPFQSPDENEAKPGLRLLIAAPRGFCAGVDRAIEIVERAIEKYGAPVYVRHEIVHNKYVVDSLKEKGAIFVEELDEVPDNVPVVFSAHGVPKSVPAEAERRELLYVDATCPLVSKVHRQAERQIEKGQHIIFVGHEGHPEVIGTMGQVEPGQMTLVETVEDVARLDFSQEDDLSFLTQTTLSVDDTADIIAALQARYPKIVAPKAEDICYATSNRQAAVKQIAPGSDLVLVIGAPNSSNSLRLVEVSERLGTAAKLIQRADEIDPAWIEGIGTIGLTAGASAPEKLVREVVEKLSEWRTVEENTLAAAEENMVFKLPRQLMD, encoded by the coding sequence ATGAACGCTCCCTTTCAATCCCCCGACGAAAACGAAGCAAAACCCGGACTGCGGTTGCTTATCGCCGCCCCGCGCGGCTTTTGCGCCGGCGTCGACCGCGCAATCGAAATTGTCGAACGCGCGATCGAGAAATACGGCGCCCCGGTCTATGTCCGCCACGAAATCGTTCACAACAAATATGTGGTCGATTCGCTGAAGGAAAAAGGCGCGATCTTCGTCGAGGAACTGGACGAAGTGCCGGACAATGTGCCGGTCGTCTTCAGCGCGCACGGGGTCCCGAAATCAGTGCCTGCCGAAGCCGAGCGGCGCGAGCTGCTGTATGTGGATGCGACTTGCCCGCTGGTGAGCAAGGTTCACCGGCAGGCCGAACGCCAGATTGAAAAGGGCCAGCACATCATTTTCGTGGGCCACGAGGGCCACCCCGAGGTAATCGGCACGATGGGCCAGGTTGAGCCGGGACAGATGACGCTGGTGGAAACCGTCGAAGATGTGGCCCGGCTGGATTTTTCGCAGGAAGACGATCTGTCATTCCTGACTCAAACCACCCTTTCGGTCGACGATACCGCCGATATCATCGCCGCCCTTCAGGCGCGTTACCCCAAGATCGTGGCGCCCAAGGCGGAAGACATTTGCTACGCGACCTCAAACCGGCAGGCTGCAGTGAAGCAGATTGCCCCGGGCAGTGATCTGGTTCTGGTTATCGGCGCCCCCAATTCTTCCAATTCGTTGCGGCTGGTCGAAGTCTCCGAACGGCTGGGAACGGCTGCCAAGCTAATTCAGCGGGCGGACGAGATCGATCCGGCCTGGATCGAAGGGATCGGAACCATCGGACTGACTGCCGGGGCTTCGGCCCCTGAAAAGCTGGTGCGTGAAGTTGTCGAGAAGCTCTCTGAATGGCGCACGGTCGAAGAGAACACACTCGCGGCTGCCGAGGAAAACATGGTCTTCAAACTGCCACGCCAATTGATGGATTGA
- the rnhA gene encoding ribonuclease HI, protein MKRVEVFTDGACKGNPGPGGWGALLRMGKHEKELSGAEADTTNNRMEMRAAIEALSALIEPCEVTLYTDSKYVIDGITKWVHGWKKRGWVNASKKPVRNEDLWHDLIEAELRHQVTWQWVKGHNGHPENERVDRLASDEADRIAAES, encoded by the coding sequence ATGAAACGGGTGGAAGTCTTCACTGATGGTGCTTGCAAGGGCAATCCCGGTCCCGGCGGCTGGGGTGCGCTGCTGCGCATGGGCAAGCACGAGAAGGAATTGAGCGGCGCCGAGGCCGATACAACCAACAACCGGATGGAAATGCGTGCGGCAATCGAAGCCCTGAGCGCGCTGATCGAACCGTGCGAGGTCACCCTCTACACCGATAGCAAATACGTTATCGACGGGATTACCAAGTGGGTCCACGGATGGAAAAAGCGTGGCTGGGTCAATGCCAGCAAGAAGCCTGTCCGCAATGAAGACCTTTGGCACGACCTGATCGAGGCCGAATTACGCCATCAGGTCACCTGGCAATGGGTCAAAGGCCACAATGGCCACCCTGAAAACGAACGTGTCGACCGCCTCGCCAGTGACGAGGCGGATCGAATCGCTGCTGAAAGCTGA
- the nagZ gene encoding beta-N-acetylhexosaminidase, whose amino-acid sequence MTPAIFGITGLSLTPEERSFFQDADPAGYILFARNIESREQTRALTDELRTIHGRDDLFICVDQEGGRVTRLKPPQWTKFPSGEVFDRLYQRAPASAIEAARVNAQVLAMELAEVGITVDCHPPLDVRQAGAHDVIGDRALGSEPMQVAALGRAILDGLAKGGVLGCVKHMPGHGRTTCDTHKDLPTVHAGEEELAIDLAPFKALADTPVGMTGHLLFPIWDAENPSTLSSTIIAEIIRGRIGFDGLLLTDDIDMEALSGSIPERAEQSIAAGCDVVLNCWAKMDDMQGIVERCGTMRPESVARLDRALAARTEGEDADKAALLAKRDALLAIEEQSA is encoded by the coding sequence ATGACGCCTGCAATTTTTGGCATAACCGGCCTGTCACTGACGCCGGAGGAGCGTAGCTTCTTTCAAGACGCTGACCCGGCGGGCTACATCCTGTTTGCCAGGAATATCGAGAGCCGCGAGCAAACACGCGCGCTGACAGATGAATTACGAACAATTCATGGGCGTGACGACCTGTTTATCTGTGTCGATCAGGAAGGCGGTCGTGTCACCCGTCTCAAGCCTCCGCAATGGACAAAATTCCCGTCGGGCGAGGTGTTTGATCGGCTTTACCAGCGTGCCCCGGCCTCTGCGATCGAGGCGGCCCGGGTGAATGCACAGGTTCTGGCCATGGAACTGGCTGAAGTGGGTATCACGGTCGATTGCCATCCCCCCCTGGATGTCCGGCAGGCGGGCGCGCATGACGTGATCGGAGATCGCGCGCTGGGCAGCGAACCGATGCAGGTTGCGGCTCTAGGCCGCGCCATTCTGGACGGGCTTGCCAAGGGCGGCGTGCTTGGCTGTGTGAAGCATATGCCCGGCCATGGCCGCACGACATGCGATACCCACAAGGATTTGCCGACCGTCCACGCTGGCGAGGAGGAGCTCGCAATTGATCTTGCACCTTTCAAGGCGCTGGCCGACACCCCGGTGGGCATGACCGGGCATCTGCTTTTCCCTATCTGGGATGCCGAGAATCCTTCCACTCTTTCCTCGACTATTATTGCCGAAATCATTAGAGGCAGGATCGGTTTCGATGGCCTGTTGCTGACCGATGATATCGATATGGAGGCTCTATCCGGCAGTATTCCGGAGCGGGCCGAGCAGTCGATAGCGGCTGGATGCGATGTGGTGCTGAATTGCTGGGCCAAGATGGATGATATGCAGGGCATTGTAGAGCGCTGCGGCACCATGCGCCCTGAAAGCGTGGCCAGACTCGACCGGGCACTCGCGGCGCGTACAGAGGGAGAGGATGCCGACAAGGCGGCGCTGCTGGCCAAGCGTGATGCGTTACTGGCGATCGAGGAGCAATCGGCATGA
- the tatC gene encoding twin-arginine translocase subunit TatC has protein sequence MALKIKDLDDTQAPLLDHLVELRTRLVRAVAALFVAFGVCFYFADEILGFLVKPLNDAFPEGEGTLIFTQLYEVFFVELKVSLFAAFFISFPIIANQMWAFVAPGLYAKEKKAFLPFLLATPVLFTAGGALAYYVVMPTAFRWFLGFEGNVGGLDVEALPSAGNYLGLAMQFILAFGVSFLLPVLLLLLNRAGIVTREQFAKARRYVIVGVVALAAIVTPPDPGSQLILAAPLYILFEGSMLLMWFSDRKQKADDADAPAATTETAD, from the coding sequence ATGGCTTTGAAAATCAAGGATCTCGACGACACCCAGGCGCCGCTGCTTGATCATCTGGTCGAATTGCGGACCCGACTTGTACGCGCAGTCGCCGCGCTGTTCGTGGCCTTCGGCGTTTGCTTCTATTTTGCGGACGAAATCCTCGGCTTCCTGGTGAAGCCTTTGAACGACGCGTTTCCTGAGGGCGAGGGGACCTTGATCTTCACGCAGCTTTACGAGGTGTTCTTCGTCGAGCTGAAAGTATCGCTGTTCGCCGCGTTCTTCATCAGTTTTCCCATTATCGCGAACCAGATGTGGGCTTTCGTGGCCCCCGGCCTGTATGCGAAAGAGAAGAAGGCATTCTTGCCATTTCTTTTGGCGACGCCGGTCTTGTTCACGGCCGGAGGGGCGCTGGCTTATTACGTCGTTATGCCGACAGCATTCCGGTGGTTCCTCGGCTTTGAGGGCAATGTCGGCGGGCTGGATGTCGAGGCATTGCCGAGTGCTGGCAATTATCTGGGCCTGGCGATGCAGTTCATTCTCGCCTTCGGCGTCAGCTTCTTGCTGCCAGTGCTTTTGCTGCTGCTCAACCGCGCCGGCATCGTCACGCGCGAACAGTTCGCCAAGGCCCGCCGCTATGTCATCGTAGGGGTCGTGGCATTGGCGGCCATTGTAACTCCGCCAGACCCCGGGTCGCAACTGATCCTGGCTGCTCCGCTTTACATCCTGTTCGAAGGATCAATGCTGCTGATGTGGTTTAGCGACCGCAAGCAGAAGGCTGACGATGCTGATGCACCTGCCGCTACCACTGAGACGGCGGACTAG
- the tatA gene encoding twin-arginine translocase TatA/TatE family subunit: MGGIGIWQILIVAVVILVLFGRGRISEMMGDFGKGVSSFKKGLNEEESPSEPAAKIEGPAQDVAPSKDAATDNQPADKQG, encoded by the coding sequence ATGGGTGGTATCGGTATCTGGCAGATCTTGATTGTCGCGGTCGTGATTCTCGTCCTGTTCGGGCGTGGCCGGATTTCCGAGATGATGGGTGATTTCGGCAAGGGTGTCAGCAGCTTCAAAAAGGGGCTGAATGAAGAAGAAAGCCCCAGCGAACCTGCGGCGAAGATCGAAGGACCGGCGCAGGATGTCGCGCCCTCGAAAGATGCAGCGACGGACAACCAGCCTGCCGACAAGCAGGGCTGA
- a CDS encoding SPOR domain-containing protein: MIAFGGDDEKPTSDEADWEETEDTEELELDDGDEPLPWLESSDYEEDEGVDTGRIIGFVVLALLALALLVGGFWWLTNRGADPELVADGSTIEAPDGEFKERPGDPGGKEFAGTGDVAPAVGEGQTREGRLAEGNRAAGSGSESGSSSASASGSAAGPSVNAPTSRNSGSAASGTASGTASATGGVGVQVGAYSTKATAQAGWSKLTRQTDALSGFKYRIVEGKADIGTVFRLQAVAGDAAAANRLCNALKAEGVACQVKR; this comes from the coding sequence ATGATCGCATTTGGGGGCGATGACGAAAAGCCCACCTCTGACGAGGCGGATTGGGAAGAAACCGAAGACACCGAAGAGCTTGAGCTCGATGATGGTGACGAGCCGCTGCCGTGGCTCGAATCGTCGGATTATGAGGAAGACGAAGGCGTCGACACCGGCCGGATCATCGGATTTGTGGTCCTGGCTTTGCTCGCCCTTGCCCTGCTGGTGGGCGGTTTCTGGTGGCTCACCAATCGTGGTGCAGATCCGGAGCTGGTCGCCGATGGCAGCACGATCGAAGCGCCAGATGGCGAATTCAAGGAGCGTCCTGGTGATCCGGGCGGCAAGGAATTTGCCGGCACGGGTGACGTTGCGCCAGCTGTCGGAGAAGGGCAGACCCGCGAAGGCCGTCTGGCAGAAGGCAACCGCGCCGCAGGTTCGGGATCGGAATCGGGTTCTTCTTCCGCTTCTGCATCGGGCAGTGCCGCCGGGCCCAGCGTGAATGCGCCTACATCCCGCAATTCAGGTAGCGCAGCGAGCGGCACGGCTAGCGGAACAGCCAGCGCAACTGGCGGTGTCGGGGTCCAGGTAGGGGCCTATTCTACCAAAGCAACTGCGCAAGCCGGCTGGAGCAAGCTGACGCGTCAGACAGACGCGTTGAGCGGCTTCAAATACCGTATTGTCGAAGGCAAGGCCGATATCGGCACTGTTTTCCGGCTCCAGGCGGTGGCTGGCGATGCTGCGGCGGCCAATCGCCTTTGCAATGCCCTGAAAGCGGAAGGGGTTGCCTGCCAGGTCAAGCGCTGA
- a CDS encoding YegP family protein, translating into MAHKFEIYKDNAGEFRVRFKYNSEVMFSTQGYSQKSSAENAIESIKANGPGAPTEDNS; encoded by the coding sequence ATGGCTCACAAGTTTGAGATCTATAAGGACAACGCAGGCGAATTTCGCGTGCGGTTCAAATACAATTCCGAAGTGATGTTTTCGACTCAGGGCTATTCCCAGAAGTCGAGCGCGGAAAACGCCATTGAGTCGATCAAGGCGAATGGCCCGGGCGCACCGACAGAAGACAATAGCTAA
- a CDS encoding segregation and condensation protein A has protein sequence MTEDSLIVPASDTSAQGDDWTGIAAPGTTDEGSLYLVVEGWEGPLDLLLDLARRQKVDLRQISILALVDQYLDYIDQAGALKLELAADYLVMAAWLAFLKSSLLLPKEEQEDPSPEELALRLQLRLQRLGAMREAAARLMGRDRLGRDVFARGAPEGLRTDRKTLWQAEWYDIVQAYGQVKARTAPAVHMVRERPVMTLDSALDRVSSMLGVTLDWMTLEEFLPPHAEPRLRRSAMASSFVAALELARLGRAEIAQDEIFGPLRLRRMPA, from the coding sequence ATGACCGAAGATTCCCTGATCGTTCCGGCTTCCGATACGAGCGCGCAGGGCGATGACTGGACCGGTATCGCAGCCCCTGGCACGACCGATGAGGGTTCGCTTTATCTGGTCGTAGAAGGCTGGGAAGGGCCGCTTGACCTGCTGCTCGATCTGGCGCGGCGTCAGAAGGTCGATCTGCGGCAAATTTCGATCCTCGCATTGGTCGACCAGTATCTCGATTACATCGACCAGGCTGGCGCACTCAAACTCGAATTGGCGGCGGATTACCTGGTGATGGCGGCGTGGCTGGCTTTCCTGAAATCGTCGCTGTTGCTGCCGAAGGAAGAGCAGGAAGACCCTAGCCCTGAAGAACTCGCGCTTCGTCTGCAGCTGCGCCTGCAACGGCTGGGTGCCATGCGCGAGGCGGCGGCGCGGTTGATGGGGCGCGATCGTCTGGGTCGGGATGTGTTCGCCCGTGGGGCTCCGGAGGGATTGCGGACCGACCGAAAAACTCTGTGGCAGGCCGAATGGTACGACATCGTGCAGGCCTATGGTCAAGTGAAGGCGCGCACGGCTCCTGCTGTCCATATGGTCCGCGAACGCCCGGTGATGACTTTGGACAGCGCCCTTGACCGCGTATCCTCCATGCTTGGCGTGACGCTTGACTGGATGACGCTGGAAGAATTCCTTCCACCGCATGCCGAACCACGACTGCGCCGATCTGCCATGGCGTCCAGTTTTGTTGCCGCGCTGGAATTGGCGCGTCTGGGCCGTGCCGAAATCGCGCAAGACGAGATTTTTGGACCGCTGCGTCTGCGCCGGATGCCAGCATGA
- the tatB gene encoding Sec-independent protein translocase protein TatB, with product MFDIGATELLVLAIVAILVIGPKDLPLALRTVGRWVSKIRQVSTHFRTGLDAMVREAEIEEMDKKWKERNAQIMADHPADEMGPLEASAPPPSAAEAKAAIAEANPPKPEGDDTPGKPASQPGLPLDERD from the coding sequence ATGTTTGATATCGGCGCGACCGAATTGCTGGTTCTGGCGATTGTCGCGATCCTTGTTATCGGCCCCAAAGACCTACCCCTGGCACTGCGTACTGTGGGGCGGTGGGTCAGCAAGATCCGCCAGGTTTCCACTCATTTCCGCACCGGCCTGGATGCCATGGTGCGCGAGGCGGAAATCGAGGAAATGGACAAGAAGTGGAAAGAGCGGAACGCCCAGATCATGGCCGATCATCCGGCGGATGAGATGGGCCCGTTAGAGGCTAGTGCGCCGCCGCCCTCGGCGGCAGAGGCCAAAGCAGCGATTGCCGAGGCGAACCCGCCCAAGCCGGAAGGCGATGACACGCCCGGCAAGCCTGCTTCGCAGCCCGGATTGCCGCTGGACGAGCGGGATTAG
- the argS gene encoding arginine--tRNA ligase, with product MPPMKTIHAAFAEKVDAVLSALVTEAKLPPDTNRANVAVEPPRDPEHGDLATNAAMVLAKQAKTNPRALAEHIIEHLSRDPDIESAEIAGPGFINLRLSDAAWLRELEAIASLSDGYGRSSAGAGKRVNVEYVSANPTGPMHMGHCRGAVVGDALATLLEFAGHEVTREYYVNDAGSQVDTLARSAQIRYREALGEDVGAIPEGLYPGDYLKPVGEAAAGEFGERFKDAPEAEWLEIFKAFAVERMMDLIRSDLALLGIEHDIFASEAALQAAGKPEEAEKWLRKHDLVYDGLLEAPKGKTPDDWEAVELPLFRSTRFGDDQDRPIKKSDGKWTYFGADLAYHMQKAEQADALIDIWGADHAGTVKRIKAAVAALSEGQGKAIPFDVKLVQMVQLMRSGEPVKMSKRSGNFITIADMVEEVGKDVVRFTMLTRKPEAQMEFDFAKVVEASKDNPVFYVQYAHARIHSTLKKAAGEGILPSDQDLARLGAEDLALIKQAAQFPRIVEAAASAREAHRIAFFLYDLASAFHAYYNLGNDDPTKRVILAQDTQLSAARLFLIDTIGQVIRNGLTLLGVDAVEEM from the coding sequence ATGCCCCCAATGAAAACGATCCATGCTGCCTTCGCGGAGAAGGTAGACGCAGTCCTGTCCGCACTGGTTACAGAAGCAAAGCTACCGCCAGATACCAACCGCGCCAATGTGGCAGTGGAGCCACCGCGCGATCCGGAACACGGCGATCTGGCCACCAATGCGGCGATGGTGCTGGCGAAGCAGGCCAAGACCAATCCGCGCGCTTTGGCCGAGCATATTATCGAGCACCTTTCTCGCGACCCCGACATCGAAAGCGCGGAAATTGCGGGTCCCGGTTTCATCAATCTGCGCCTGTCCGACGCAGCATGGTTGCGCGAGCTGGAAGCTATTGCCAGCCTCTCTGACGGCTATGGCCGGTCCAGCGCCGGGGCGGGCAAGCGGGTCAATGTCGAATATGTCTCCGCCAACCCGACCGGCCCAATGCATATGGGCCACTGCCGGGGAGCTGTGGTGGGCGATGCGCTGGCGACTCTGCTCGAATTTGCGGGCCACGAGGTCACACGCGAATATTACGTCAATGATGCGGGCAGCCAGGTCGATACGCTCGCGCGGTCGGCCCAAATCCGGTATCGCGAGGCGCTGGGTGAGGATGTCGGAGCAATTCCGGAAGGTCTCTATCCCGGGGACTATCTCAAGCCGGTGGGTGAAGCGGCAGCTGGCGAATTCGGCGAGCGTTTCAAAGACGCGCCCGAGGCCGAGTGGCTGGAAATCTTCAAGGCTTTCGCGGTCGAGCGCATGATGGACCTGATCCGGTCGGACCTGGCTCTGCTGGGCATCGAGCACGACATTTTCGCCTCCGAGGCTGCCTTGCAAGCGGCTGGCAAACCGGAAGAGGCCGAGAAATGGCTGCGCAAACACGATCTCGTTTATGACGGGCTGCTGGAGGCTCCAAAAGGCAAGACGCCAGATGATTGGGAAGCGGTCGAGCTACCGTTGTTCCGGTCGACCAGATTCGGGGATGATCAGGATCGCCCGATCAAGAAGTCGGACGGGAAATGGACCTATTTCGGCGCTGATCTGGCCTATCATATGCAAAAGGCGGAACAGGCTGATGCCCTGATCGATATCTGGGGCGCCGACCACGCCGGGACGGTCAAACGGATCAAGGCAGCGGTTGCCGCGCTTTCCGAAGGGCAGGGTAAAGCCATCCCCTTTGACGTCAAACTGGTCCAGATGGTGCAGCTGATGCGTTCCGGTGAACCGGTGAAAATGTCCAAGCGGTCGGGCAACTTTATCACCATCGCCGATATGGTCGAGGAAGTGGGCAAGGACGTGGTGCGTTTCACCATGCTGACCCGCAAACCCGAAGCGCAGATGGAATTCGACTTCGCCAAGGTGGTTGAGGCGAGCAAGGACAATCCTGTTTTCTACGTCCAATACGCCCATGCCCGCATTCATTCGACGCTGAAGAAGGCGGCCGGAGAGGGAATTCTTCCTTCGGATCAAGACCTTGCCCGTTTGGGAGCGGAAGACCTAGCGTTGATCAAACAGGCGGCCCAGTTCCCGCGCATTGTCGAGGCGGCAGCGAGCGCGCGCGAAGCGCACCGGATAGCCTTCTTCCTTTATGACCTCGCATCGGCATTCCATGCCTATTACAATCTCGGCAATGATGACCCGACAAAGCGGGTCATACTGGCACAGGACACCCAGCTTAGCGCCGCGAGGCTTTTCCTGATCGACACAATCGGGCAGGTTATCCGCAATGGACTAACCCTGCTCGGGGTCGACGCAGTGGAGGAGATGTAA
- a CDS encoding NAD(P)/FAD-dependent oxidoreductase, which yields MDFEIAIIGAGMAGASLAAECAAAADAGARILLLEAEDLPGYHTTGRSAAFWEECYGGPEIVPLTLASGTYLRQHGFLSQRGALYIGREQDIPALDAFMERFGPTGVEITRVGGEDLCKRVPGLKPEWCAGIWQPRCSDIDVSGLHQHYLAQGKAKGVRLECRALINSLSRDANGWTLQASNGRQWNAKTLVNAAGAWADDIAVLAGAKPLGIRPYRRTVAQLVTEPSPRPDQPLVLDINGDFYFKPESGRVWLSPHDEVPSAPCDAAPEELAVAQAIDRFEHVVDWRVERIERKWAGLRSFAPDRCPVYGWDSRQEGYFWFAGQGGYGIQTAPAAARLGAQMLLDQPRDAMTLQLDEKLYQPDRFS from the coding sequence ATGGATTTCGAAATCGCCATCATTGGCGCCGGCATGGCGGGCGCAAGTCTGGCGGCCGAATGCGCTGCCGCTGCAGACGCCGGAGCTCGCATCTTGCTGCTCGAAGCAGAGGATTTGCCAGGCTACCATACGACAGGACGATCGGCCGCTTTCTGGGAAGAATGCTATGGCGGACCAGAAATTGTTCCGCTGACATTGGCGTCGGGAACCTATCTGCGGCAGCATGGCTTCCTGAGCCAACGCGGTGCGCTCTATATCGGCCGCGAACAGGACATTCCGGCGCTCGATGCCTTTATGGAGCGGTTTGGCCCTACCGGCGTCGAGATAACGCGGGTTGGCGGTGAAGACCTGTGCAAGCGCGTTCCGGGCCTGAAACCAGAGTGGTGTGCAGGCATCTGGCAACCGCGTTGCAGCGATATCGATGTCTCCGGCCTGCACCAGCATTACCTTGCACAGGGGAAGGCCAAAGGCGTGCGGCTGGAATGCCGCGCATTGATCAATTCGCTTTCCCGGGATGCTAACGGCTGGACGCTGCAAGCATCGAATGGGCGTCAGTGGAACGCGAAAACGCTGGTGAACGCCGCCGGGGCCTGGGCCGACGATATTGCCGTTCTCGCAGGCGCAAAACCCCTGGGTATCCGGCCCTATCGCCGCACAGTGGCACAGTTGGTGACCGAGCCTTCGCCTCGTCCTGACCAGCCGCTGGTGCTCGACATAAATGGCGATTTCTACTTCAAGCCCGAGAGCGGCCGGGTGTGGCTCAGCCCGCATGATGAAGTGCCCAGCGCGCCGTGCGATGCCGCCCCAGAGGAACTTGCGGTGGCGCAGGCCATCGACCGGTTTGAACATGTGGTTGATTGGCGGGTCGAGCGGATTGAACGCAAATGGGCCGGATTGCGCAGCTTCGCTCCGGATCGCTGCCCGGTCTATGGCTGGGATAGCAGGCAAGAGGGCTACTTCTGGTTTGCCGGGCAGGGCGGATACGGAATCCAGACGGCCCCGGCGGCGGCGCGACTGGGGGCCCAGATGCTGCTCGATCAACCGCGCGATGCCATGACCCTTCAGCTCGATGAAAAGCTTTATCAGCCAGACAGGTTCAGCTAG
- the thrB gene encoding homoserine kinase codes for MAVYTHLSAEDLADLIGHYDVGELVSAKGIAEGISNSNWLIETTGKNGNGARFILTMYERRIDLDDLPFFLDLLDHLSATGAPVPRTIHDRMGASSRLLEDKAVALIEFLPGVSIDRPTPAQAYSVGRALAGLHLASEGFAERRANTLRPQDWQAIVDDAGYEAIASIDASLPDIIRSALPDLLDQWPDHLPRSIIHADLFPDNVLMLGHTVSGLIDFYFACHDITAYDLAVTHVAWCFEPGGQEFRSEVSRALIEGYESIRPLSQNERDAMPLLARGASMRFVATRVQDWLDTPADALVTRKDPVDFARRMQYYQRTGAEVFAR; via the coding sequence ATGGCGGTCTACACCCACCTCTCCGCAGAAGACCTGGCTGACCTGATCGGGCATTATGACGTCGGTGAGCTAGTCTCGGCCAAAGGCATTGCCGAAGGTATTTCCAACAGCAACTGGCTGATCGAGACGACCGGCAAAAACGGTAACGGCGCACGCTTCATCCTGACAATGTATGAGCGGCGGATAGATCTGGACGATTTGCCGTTCTTCCTCGATCTGCTCGACCACCTCTCGGCGACCGGAGCACCGGTGCCTCGCACCATCCATGACCGTATGGGCGCATCTTCCCGCCTTCTGGAGGACAAGGCCGTTGCATTGATTGAATTCCTGCCCGGCGTGTCAATTGATCGCCCCACGCCTGCCCAGGCCTATTCGGTCGGGCGGGCGCTGGCCGGCTTGCATCTCGCCTCAGAGGGATTTGCAGAGAGACGCGCCAACACGCTGCGCCCGCAAGACTGGCAAGCCATCGTGGATGATGCCGGATATGAGGCCATCGCTTCGATCGACGCAAGCCTGCCCGACATTATCCGGTCAGCGCTGCCGGATCTGCTCGATCAGTGGCCGGATCACTTGCCCCGCAGCATTATCCATGCCGATCTGTTTCCCGACAATGTCCTGATGCTGGGCCACACCGTCAGCGGCCTGATCGATTTCTATTTCGCCTGCCACGACATCACGGCCTATGATCTGGCGGTGACCCATGTTGCGTGGTGTTTCGAGCCTGGGGGCCAGGAATTCCGGAGCGAAGTTTCCCGTGCCTTGATCGAGGGTTACGAATCGATCCGCCCCCTGTCCCAAAATGAACGTGATGCGATGCCCCTGCTTGCCCGTGGGGCATCAATGCGGTTTGTCGCCACGCGGGTGCAAGATTGGCTGGATACGCCGGCCGATGCCCTTGTCACGCGCAAGGATCCGGTCGATTTCGCCCGGCGAATGCAGTATTACCAGCGTACCGGAGCAGAGGTGTTCGCACGATGA